A DNA window from Augochlora pura isolate Apur16 chromosome 9, APUR_v2.2.1, whole genome shotgun sequence contains the following coding sequences:
- the Fl(2)d gene encoding pre-mRNA-splicing regulator female-lethal(2)D, translating to MAEECNDVKSAGPSSPRSPQNTIVGGKPSSPQSPSQPRRVKLTQQQLDAMTKDELAAKWHEQDLYVECLEAQAAAQEGELTSLRESENKYRQQHAEASHREKILVRRLASKEQELQEYINQIAEMKAAHAPSAAALRSALLDPAVNILIQKLRQELVTTKAKLEDTQNELSAWKFTPDSNTGKRLMAKCRLLYQENEELGRMIASGRIAKLEGDLALQRSFSEEMKKSQSELDEFLQDLDEDVEGMQSTIYFLQQELRKARESVTLLQQENAALKASSSENNLTNGLSPHTPPIKKEESEENTALETKILKSAEDSDVCKGARTPPLTSGRSPQCEFSSTERTERVERKPNQADHNDESSSDSAALIIKVENEELSDREEEQEENRNNKRILRSKSHNRSNSKTNGEEVLTRTTRGRDRTKRDKSAPGSDDERTHKKKRRESILSLDYNEVDDDALVLTNGETLQSDPE from the exons ATGGCAGAGGAGTGCAACGATGTTAAATCGGCAGGTCCTTCTTCACCACGAAGTCCACAAAACACCATTGTAGGTGGAAAACCAAGCAGTCCCCAGTCCCCTAGTCAACCCAGACGTGTGAAGCTAACACAGCAACAATTGGATGCCATGACAAAGGACGAGCTAGCAGCCAAGTGGCATGAACAGGACTTGTATGTGGAGTGTCTAGAGGCCCAGGCCGCAGCCCAGGAAG GTGAACTAACTTCGTTGAGAGAGTCTGAAAACAAATACAGGCAGCAACATGCAGAAGCATCTCATAGAGAGAAAATCTTAGTCAGGAGACTTGCCTCTAAAGAACAGGAATTGCAGGAATACATT aATCAAATTGCTGAAATGAAAGCTGCTCATGCTCCGTCCGCTGCTGCATTAAGATCTGCTTTATTAGATCCAGCTGTTAATATTCTAATTCAGAAACTGAGGCAAGAACTTGTTACAACAAAAGCTAAACTTGAAGATACTCAAAATGAACTTAGTGCATGGAAATTTACACCAGATAG CAATACGGGGAAACGATTAATGGCAAAATGCAGATTATTATATcaagaaaatgaagaattagGTCGTATGATCGCTAGTGGTCGAATTGCCAAATTAGAAGGAGACCTTGCTCTTCAGAGAAGTTTCAgtgaagaaatgaaaaaatcacAATCAG AGTTAGACGAATTCTTACAAGATTTGGATGAGGATGTAGAAGGAATGCAGAgcacaatttatttcttacaacAGGAACTACGCAAAGCTCGTGAATCGGTAACTTTATTACAACAAGAAAATGCAGCGTTGAAAGCGAGTTccagtgaaaataatttgacgaACGGTTTATCTCCACACACTCCGCCAATTAAGAAAGAGGAATCGGAAGAAAACACCGCtttggaaacaaaaatattgaagtcagCAGAGGATAGTGATGTGTGCAAAGGTGCTAGGACTCCACCGTTAACTTCAGGACGATCGCCTCAGTGTGAATTTTCTAGTACTGAAAGAACAGAACGAGTAGAACGGAAGCCTAATCAGGCTGATCATAACGATGAAAGCTCGAGTGATTCAGctgctttaattattaaagttgaGAATGAGGAATTAAGTGATAGGGAGGAAGAACAGGAagaaaatcgtaataataagAGGATATTAAGGAGCAAAAGTCATAATAGAAGTAACAGTAAAACTAATGGGGAAGAGGTGCTAACAAGAACAACAAGGGGTAGGGATAGGACCAAAAGGGACAAAAGTGCTCCAGGTAGTGACGATGAAAGGACAcacaagaaaaaaaggagagagagtaTTCTTTCTCTCGATTATAATGAAGTTGACGATGATGCATTAGTCCTAACTAATGGTGAGACGCTTCAAAGCGATccggaataa
- the Sod2 gene encoding superoxide dismutase 2 yields MFAVKRALLSNTIKEAFRAKHTLPELPYDYKALEPIICAEIMELHHSKHHATYVNNLNVAEEKMKEAAAKGDVNTQIALGPALKFNGGGHLNHSIFWCNLSPSGGKPDAALVKQIEKDFCSMEEMKKRLSDSTVAVQGSGWGWLGYCKESKSLRIATCANQDPLQATTGLIPLLGIDVWEHAYYLQYKNVRPSYVKAIFDIINWNDVNGRFKAATGC; encoded by the exons ATGTTTGCAGTGAAACGTGCTTTGTTATCCAATACAAT caaaGAAGCATTTAGAGCTAAACATACTCTTCCTGAATTGCCCTATGATTATAAGGCACTTGAACCAATTATATGTGCTGAAATCATGGAACTTCATCACTCAAAACATCATGCAACTTATGTGAACAATCTAAACGTTGCTGAGGAGAAAATGAAGGAGGCTGCAGCTAAGGGTGATGTTAATACTCAAATTGCTTTAGGGCCTGCATTGAAGTTCAATGGCGGTGGACACTTAAACCACTCAATCTTTTGGTGCAATTTATCACCAAGTGGTGGTAAACCAGATG CTGCTCTTGTTAAACAAATCGAAAAGGATTTTTGCAGCATGGAAGAGATGAAGAAACGCTTATCTGACAGCACTGTAGCTGTTCAAGGTTCTGGCTGGGGTTGGCTCGGATATTGCAAAGAATCAAAATCATTGCGGATAGCTACGTGTGCTAACCAAGACCCTTTACAAGCTACAACTGGTTTGATACCTCTTCTTGGCATTGACGTTTGGGAGCACGCCTATTACTtgcaatacaaaaatgttcgtcCTAGTTACGTAAAGGCaatttttgacattattaattgGAACGATGTAAACGGTCGTTTCAAGGCAGCCACAGGATGTTAG